From a single Vibrio chagasii genomic region:
- the flgH gene encoding flagellar basal body L-ring protein FlgH translates to MVAGCAGRQDDFIPPSPNDEAYAPPELDYQVTRVSKGSLYTGTTSMTLFQDRRAYRVGDILTVLLDEKTESDKSASTQYGKDSSANITAPTLGNKTFEDVSASVDATRDFDGAAASKQGNSLSGSITVTVYNVLPNGVLRVRGEKWLKLNQGDEYIRLTGNVRVDDIQADNTLSSQRIADARITYAGRGSFADTNTAGWLTQFFNSPWMPF, encoded by the coding sequence ATGGTTGCTGGCTGTGCTGGTCGCCAAGATGATTTTATTCCGCCTTCACCAAATGATGAAGCGTACGCACCGCCCGAGTTGGACTATCAAGTGACCAGAGTTAGCAAAGGCAGCCTGTATACGGGAACGACTTCGATGACCCTATTTCAAGATCGAAGAGCGTATCGTGTGGGCGATATTTTAACGGTGTTGTTGGATGAAAAAACAGAGTCAGATAAGAGTGCTTCAACTCAATACGGCAAAGATTCCAGCGCCAACATAACCGCGCCAACATTAGGCAACAAGACATTTGAAGACGTGAGCGCTTCTGTTGATGCTACGCGAGATTTTGATGGCGCAGCTGCTTCGAAACAAGGTAACAGCTTATCGGGTTCTATTACTGTCACCGTTTACAACGTCTTGCCGAATGGAGTGCTTAGGGTGAGAGGAGAGAAGTGGCTCAAGCTTAACCAAGGAGATGAATACATTCGTCTGACGGGCAATGTACGGGTCGATGATATTCAGGCAGACAACACACTTTCTTCCCAGCGAATCGCCGATGCAAGAATCACTTATGCTGGCCGCGGCTCGTTTGCTGATACCAACACTGCAGGTTGGTTGACCCAGTTCTTCAATTCGCCATGGATGCCATTCTAA
- a CDS encoding flagellar hook-basal body complex protein has translation MNPILFSAAKGAERTMLAQHVRANNLSHADTVGFKALMEHSTPMRLEGSGFLTSVTSRTNSSINNFAQGEDIRTERPLDVAINGDGFITLEGLEDEPAELYTRAGNFRLDGNGQLYLGERRVMSTDGPMVLPDFEFVSVSSNGLVSITPIGGEASLEVGALKLVKPENEQMTMHASGHFVPKGGQVLAEDFSVQVRSGYLEASNVSSLEELVSIMSLTRQYEMQIEVMASADEIAQIGNKLLKA, from the coding sequence ATGAATCCGATTCTATTTAGTGCAGCGAAAGGTGCTGAGCGAACCATGCTCGCTCAGCACGTGCGCGCGAATAATTTGTCCCATGCGGACACTGTTGGTTTTAAAGCCTTGATGGAGCACTCAACACCGATGCGCCTTGAAGGCTCGGGTTTTCTCACTTCCGTCACTTCCAGAACCAACTCTTCGATCAATAACTTTGCCCAGGGTGAAGATATACGCACCGAGCGACCACTGGATGTAGCAATTAATGGTGACGGCTTTATTACGCTCGAAGGGCTAGAAGATGAACCTGCCGAGCTCTATACGCGGGCGGGCAATTTTCGATTGGATGGCAATGGCCAACTCTACCTTGGCGAGCGTCGAGTGATGTCGACTGATGGCCCAATGGTGTTGCCAGACTTTGAGTTTGTGTCGGTGAGCTCGAATGGATTGGTGTCGATCACCCCGATTGGCGGTGAGGCGTCGCTAGAGGTTGGTGCGCTTAAATTAGTTAAGCCCGAGAACGAACAGATGACCATGCATGCAAGTGGACACTTTGTTCCCAAAGGCGGTCAGGTTCTGGCTGAAGACTTTAGCGTTCAGGTTCGTTCTGGTTATTTAGAGGCGAGTAACGTCTCCAGTTTAGAAGAGCTGGTCAGCATTATGTCGCTGACTCGACAATACGAAATGCAAATTGAAGTGATGGCATCTGCCGATGAGATCGCTCAGATAGGCAATAAGCTTCTCAAAGCTTAA
- a CDS encoding flagellar hook-basal body complex protein FliE: protein MVRGITHDNLAVNPVSDNSLAFSNTLKSVLDTVDRYQSHAAEKITAVELGKSDDLLGATVASQKAQLSFNALMQVRNKMVSNFQDIIKMPI from the coding sequence ATGGTGAGAGGCATCACGCATGACAATCTTGCGGTAAATCCGGTATCGGACAATTCACTGGCGTTCAGCAACACCTTAAAAAGTGTGCTTGATACTGTGGATAGGTATCAGTCTCATGCTGCAGAAAAAATCACCGCTGTTGAGTTAGGGAAAAGCGATGATTTATTGGGAGCAACGGTCGCATCTCAGAAAGCCCAGCTCTCATTCAATGCATTAATGCAAGTGCGCAACAAGATGGTGTCCAACTTCCAAGACATCATAAAAATGCCAATTTAG
- a CDS encoding rod-binding protein: MANLTVVNSSSLEPISSNHAAPILDNLKMVASVKPVDHPQSFERLMLNRAPEMMPMVKASAGSSQAMTNFYLDNNALTKLKHDNSASGLLAASQQFEALFLQQMLTRMRSASQALSDKDNPLSMKSDDMFQGMLDAQLAQRISRQSSFGLADMIFKQLSSQVMGRPFDKENQ, translated from the coding sequence ATGGCAAATCTAACGGTTGTGAACTCTTCGTCGCTTGAGCCGATATCGAGTAACCATGCGGCGCCAATACTAGATAACCTCAAAATGGTAGCGTCGGTGAAGCCTGTTGATCATCCACAGTCATTTGAAAGACTCATGTTGAACAGGGCACCAGAAATGATGCCGATGGTGAAAGCCAGTGCAGGTTCGAGCCAAGCAATGACCAACTTTTACTTGGACAACAACGCGCTTACTAAATTAAAGCATGATAATTCTGCCTCAGGTTTACTGGCCGCTTCACAGCAGTTCGAGGCGTTGTTTTTACAACAAATGCTGACCCGAATGCGTTCTGCCAGCCAAGCACTGAGTGATAAAGACAATCCGTTGTCGATGAAATCAGACGATATGTTTCAGGGCATGCTAGATGCTCAGCTTGCACAAAGAATCAGTCGTCAATCGTCGTTTGGATTAGCAGATATGATCTTCAAACAGTTGTCATCACAAGTTATGGGACGACCTTTTGATAAGGAGAATCAATAA
- a CDS encoding flagellar basal body P-ring protein FlgI, producing MSAPIRFYLTSLALPWCLLAFTSSVDAARPIAEVAEVYGDRQNQLIGYGLVVGLDGSGDKSQVKFTQQSVVNMIKQFGVQLDDATNPKLKNVAAVSVTAMVEPHQGAGQTLTVTVSSLGDAKSLRGGTLLLTPLRGIDGEVYAIAQGSLVVGGFNATGENGTSITRNTPTVGRIPNGATLEREVSTGADLEPTIRLQLKQPNYETALNVSKAINKMFGGQVAKALNKGQVQVSAPIDSEDRVMFVAMIQELEVEEGRRLPKVVFNSRTGTVVISQNVTVSEAAVSQGGITVTIQESQSVSQPGGAFNTAGETAIIQNSQVSVDEEDGTTMVWPKGTNLQEIVDAINNIGATPEALMQILQALDEVGAINGDLVVI from the coding sequence ATGAGCGCCCCAATTCGCTTCTACTTAACCTCATTGGCGTTGCCTTGGTGTTTGCTTGCGTTTACTTCTTCGGTAGATGCGGCGCGTCCTATCGCTGAAGTTGCAGAGGTGTATGGCGACAGACAAAACCAACTTATTGGCTATGGATTAGTCGTAGGCTTGGACGGGTCTGGCGATAAATCGCAAGTGAAGTTCACGCAACAGTCGGTGGTCAACATGATCAAGCAATTTGGCGTGCAATTGGATGATGCGACCAATCCTAAGCTGAAAAACGTGGCCGCTGTGAGTGTCACAGCCATGGTGGAACCTCACCAAGGTGCAGGTCAAACCTTGACGGTCACGGTGTCTTCATTGGGGGACGCAAAAAGCTTGCGCGGTGGCACCTTATTGCTCACTCCGCTACGAGGCATTGATGGTGAAGTGTACGCCATAGCGCAAGGTAGTCTGGTGGTTGGTGGCTTCAATGCAACTGGTGAAAACGGAACCAGTATTACCAGGAACACACCTACCGTCGGGCGTATTCCTAATGGTGCGACCTTGGAGCGAGAGGTCTCGACTGGTGCTGATTTAGAGCCAACGATACGCCTGCAACTCAAGCAACCGAATTACGAAACTGCGCTCAATGTTTCCAAGGCCATCAACAAGATGTTTGGCGGTCAGGTAGCGAAAGCGCTCAATAAAGGTCAGGTTCAAGTCTCTGCTCCGATAGATAGCGAAGACCGCGTGATGTTTGTTGCCATGATTCAAGAACTTGAGGTGGAAGAGGGGCGCCGACTGCCGAAGGTGGTGTTTAACTCTCGCACCGGGACAGTGGTTATCAGCCAGAACGTGACGGTGTCTGAAGCGGCGGTCAGCCAAGGTGGGATCACAGTGACAATACAGGAATCTCAATCTGTTTCTCAGCCTGGTGGCGCTTTCAATACCGCAGGGGAAACCGCGATTATTCAGAACTCACAAGTGAGTGTTGATGAGGAAGATGGGACCACTATGGTTTGGCCGAAAGGGACAAACCTGCAAGAGATCGTGGATGCGATTAACAATATTGGTGCGACACCGGAAGCGCTTATGCAAATCTTGCAGGCACTCGATGAGGTGGGTGCCATTAACGGTGATTTGGTGGTGATCTAA
- a CDS encoding OmpA family protein, giving the protein MSSPALAQRYIVPFDSVEWRFTESVDMCELNSFDPHTGFSVQFILLAASPMKVRVEKRGVRSLPTSTSFNTTEPVWGTSQSYTTTTIERVNKQGAALVTDDGATLMLDDMASGAWFNVNAMDFDVYFPTTNFKPALEQFNECRYGLPPVNFQHARRVELRFQQGAVALTEGQKRTINDISTLVKRDSRIIKILIDGYTDNSGDSVANLQLSKQRGSDVAQWFMGNGVSKKMIEIRGHGDRYPKYDNTTQQGRDKNRRVEIRLVRK; this is encoded by the coding sequence ATGTCGTCTCCGGCTTTGGCACAGCGCTACATTGTTCCCTTCGATAGTGTCGAGTGGCGGTTTACTGAGTCTGTTGATATGTGTGAACTGAACTCTTTTGATCCCCACACTGGCTTTTCAGTGCAATTCATTTTGTTGGCAGCAAGCCCGATGAAAGTCAGAGTGGAAAAGCGAGGTGTGCGATCGCTGCCAACCTCAACGTCGTTCAATACCACTGAGCCGGTATGGGGAACGTCTCAGTCTTATACCACAACCACCATTGAAAGAGTTAACAAGCAAGGGGCCGCTCTGGTGACAGACGATGGCGCTACCTTGATGTTGGATGATATGGCGAGTGGCGCTTGGTTTAACGTCAATGCGATGGACTTTGATGTCTATTTCCCAACCACCAACTTTAAGCCAGCTTTAGAGCAATTCAATGAATGTCGTTATGGCTTGCCGCCTGTCAATTTCCAACATGCGCGTCGAGTCGAACTGCGCTTTCAACAGGGTGCGGTAGCCCTCACCGAAGGGCAGAAGCGCACCATTAACGACATCAGTACCTTGGTTAAACGAGACTCGAGAATCATTAAAATTCTGATTGATGGGTACACCGATAACTCCGGTGACTCCGTCGCTAATTTACAACTTTCGAAGCAGAGAGGATCCGACGTTGCGCAGTGGTTTATGGGCAATGGCGTGTCAAAGAAAATGATTGAGATACGTGGCCATGGTGATCGTTATCCCAAGTACGACAACACGACTCAGCAAGGCCGGGATAAGAATCGTCGCGTAGAAATTCGGTTAGTACGCAAGTGA
- the flgG gene encoding flagellar basal-body rod protein FlgG, translating to MHSALWISKTGMAAQDAKMTAISNNLANINTVGFKRDRVVFEDLFYSVDKQAGTETTELNEHPTGIQLGNGVRVVGTEKVFTQGNIQNTNQQFDLAILGDGFFQIENSDGELLYTRNGQFQTNSDGQLVNTQGYPLIPEVVIPQEATLVSITADGVVSATIPGQVNPEDLGQITIVKFMNPAGLSAQGGNLFVETEGSGEAVELVAGTEGSGQLKQGALEGSNVQVVEEMVDMIATQRAYEMSAKMVSAADEMLQYIAQQS from the coding sequence ATGCACAGTGCCTTATGGATATCCAAAACAGGGATGGCAGCACAAGATGCAAAAATGACGGCTATTTCGAACAACCTTGCCAATATCAATACGGTTGGTTTTAAGCGAGACCGAGTGGTGTTCGAAGATCTTTTTTACAGCGTCGATAAACAAGCAGGTACCGAAACCACAGAGCTCAATGAACATCCAACAGGGATTCAGCTTGGTAATGGCGTTCGAGTGGTTGGCACCGAGAAAGTGTTTACTCAAGGGAATATCCAGAACACCAACCAACAATTTGATTTGGCGATTCTAGGTGACGGTTTCTTCCAGATAGAGAACTCAGATGGAGAGCTGCTCTATACCCGAAATGGCCAGTTTCAAACCAACTCTGATGGTCAGCTAGTTAATACGCAAGGTTACCCTCTGATCCCTGAAGTCGTCATTCCTCAAGAGGCGACTCTCGTCAGTATTACTGCTGATGGTGTGGTCAGTGCCACCATTCCGGGCCAAGTGAACCCTGAAGATCTAGGGCAAATCACCATAGTGAAATTCATGAACCCTGCGGGGCTTTCGGCTCAGGGAGGAAACTTGTTTGTTGAAACGGAAGGCTCGGGTGAAGCGGTTGAACTTGTCGCCGGAACGGAAGGTTCTGGTCAACTAAAACAAGGAGCTCTTGAAGGATCGAACGTACAGGTGGTGGAAGAGATGGTCGATATGATCGCCACCCAACGCGCTTATGAAATGAGCGCCAAGATGGTCAGTGCAGCCGATGAAATGCTGCAGTATATCGCACAACAATCATAG
- the flgK gene encoding flagellar hook-associated protein FlgK, which yields MGMTNIGLSGALANRVALNTTAQNTANVNTPGYSRQIVTMEASLSGNAVNGINLGSGVEVSDILRIADQSSINRLREATESAQFSQSYFNGLSNLENLLGADGLSLTQGMNGFFAAIDEASVTPESVAFRQQVLTNADALAQQFNSVSAQLSQQEAAQSERYGALVTHVNSQLESIASLNQKLQEDALLGKSVGGLQDAMDKHLNELSKSLDVQVIYSNGGVELSTPNGQPLVIGGYAASLARDLSSGDPYSTDLNITFQSMTTPVDASLGGELGALEALKTNQYEPIKTLLADLAKGLADGVNTALNSGFDLNGAAGQNLFTYTSGSEALSLAIDPALTAQDLAFSSSATLAGNGDVLKDLSMLSQTPLTNGSVAGETPYSAYSGLLGDIGIFTRQAQSEATAAQVSMEDAQVARDSVSAVNSDEEAANMLLYLNAYEANMKIISTANQMFQTLLRAF from the coding sequence ATGGGCATGACCAACATCGGGTTAAGTGGCGCACTCGCCAACCGGGTAGCCCTCAATACGACGGCGCAAAATACCGCTAATGTGAATACTCCCGGGTATAGCCGTCAAATCGTCACCATGGAAGCCAGTTTATCGGGCAATGCTGTGAATGGCATTAATCTAGGGTCTGGTGTTGAGGTTAGCGATATCCTGCGGATTGCCGATCAGTCGTCTATCAATCGACTAAGAGAAGCGACGGAATCAGCCCAATTTAGCCAAAGCTACTTCAATGGCCTCTCTAATTTGGAAAACTTATTGGGGGCGGATGGACTGAGTCTCACACAAGGGATGAACGGATTTTTTGCTGCCATTGATGAGGCCAGTGTTACACCAGAAAGTGTCGCTTTTCGCCAGCAAGTACTTACCAATGCTGACGCCTTGGCGCAACAGTTTAACTCTGTGTCTGCGCAGTTGAGCCAGCAGGAAGCCGCGCAAAGTGAGCGTTATGGAGCCTTGGTGACCCATGTGAATAGCCAATTAGAAAGCATCGCTTCCCTAAATCAAAAACTGCAAGAAGATGCGCTGCTTGGCAAGAGCGTTGGTGGTTTACAAGATGCGATGGATAAACACCTCAATGAACTCTCTAAGTCTCTCGATGTTCAGGTGATCTACAGCAATGGCGGTGTCGAACTTTCTACACCAAACGGCCAGCCTCTTGTGATTGGTGGTTATGCCGCATCGCTTGCGCGAGACCTATCCAGTGGCGACCCTTACAGCACGGATTTGAACATCACTTTTCAGTCAATGACAACGCCTGTTGATGCTTCATTAGGTGGAGAGTTAGGAGCGCTCGAAGCACTAAAAACGAATCAATATGAACCCATCAAAACACTGCTCGCGGACCTTGCCAAAGGCTTGGCTGATGGTGTGAATACGGCATTGAACTCAGGGTTTGACCTCAATGGCGCGGCGGGTCAGAACTTGTTTACCTACACCTCAGGCAGTGAAGCTTTATCTTTGGCGATTGATCCTGCCCTCACCGCACAAGACTTAGCCTTTTCATCGAGTGCAACGCTTGCCGGAAATGGCGATGTGTTGAAAGACCTATCGATGCTGTCACAAACACCATTAACCAATGGTTCTGTGGCGGGAGAAACACCCTATAGCGCTTACTCAGGGCTACTCGGTGATATCGGCATTTTCACTCGCCAGGCACAGAGCGAAGCAACGGCAGCTCAAGTGAGCATGGAAGACGCGCAAGTGGCAAGAGACAGTGTCAGTGCGGTTAATTCCGATGAAGAGGCGGCCAACATGCTGCTCTACCTCAACGCTTATGAGGCCAACATGAAAATTATTAGCACGGCCAATCAGATGTTCCAGACCTTGCTAAGAGCATTCTAG
- the flgL gene encoding flagellar hook-associated protein FlgL, whose protein sequence is MRVTDSQFNAVMQRSLMDNNIRLNKVFEQMSTGLRINHLSDDPIAAVRLEGLKKTVSDNQQYQRNIENVQSQLTRYETNVNTLESLSQQVNELLLQGKNGTLDSESRAGIVLELKSLKTEMLNTLNQANDGSYLFSGTDISNPAIDTAPPYTLNPNSDYRETKVGDNQYVPSNLTITDTIGSSAIFTDLDNAIAELELATGGFTTALDNALNTNQALHQDLLVSLTDIGSQYNALERLKETCIDMVFFAETVRSELEELDYAEASVELNQGMIALEATQKTFARVAGISLFDLL, encoded by the coding sequence ATGCGTGTAACGGACTCCCAATTTAACGCGGTGATGCAGCGTTCATTAATGGACAACAATATCCGCTTGAACAAAGTTTTTGAGCAAATGTCGACTGGGCTGAGGATCAATCATTTATCCGACGACCCAATTGCCGCTGTGCGCCTTGAGGGATTAAAAAAGACGGTCTCTGATAATCAGCAGTACCAGCGAAATATCGAAAATGTGCAGTCACAATTGACGCGCTACGAAACCAACGTCAACACGCTGGAATCGCTCTCCCAACAAGTGAATGAACTGCTTTTACAAGGGAAAAACGGCACTCTTGATTCGGAAAGTCGGGCGGGAATCGTGCTCGAACTCAAGTCACTTAAAACGGAAATGTTGAACACATTGAATCAAGCCAATGATGGCAGTTATCTCTTTTCAGGTACCGACATCAGCAATCCGGCAATCGATACTGCACCGCCTTATACCTTAAACCCCAATTCAGATTATCGCGAAACCAAGGTCGGTGATAACCAGTATGTACCGAGTAATTTAACCATCACCGACACCATTGGTAGCAGTGCAATTTTTACTGACTTAGATAATGCGATAGCAGAGTTGGAGTTAGCAACCGGGGGATTTACAACGGCTTTGGATAATGCGCTCAATACCAACCAAGCGCTTCATCAAGACTTGTTGGTTTCATTAACCGACATCGGGAGTCAATACAACGCTTTAGAAAGATTGAAAGAGACCTGTATCGATATGGTGTTCTTTGCAGAAACGGTTCGCTCTGAGCTAGAGGAATTGGATTATGCAGAGGCATCCGTTGAACTTAACCAAGGCATGATCGCGCTAGAAGCGACACAAAAAACCTTTGCGCGTGTTGCCGGAATTTCACTGTTTGACCTGTTATGA
- the fliG gene encoding flagellar motor switch protein FliG, whose translation MDGKQTYQSVDGVAMLVLTMGEDIGSEVLKGFTHEEIKQITHAMSKMKDIKAKDALVSLSGFFDDFRKHSGILGGTRQYITNVLEKTLNGNLARDLVSEIYGDEIRSHAEKLAWIPPELLVNDLKKEHINLQALLIAHLPLEYSGRVMDEYEEEECHALILQISKTQVLTSGLMETLKDLIDRCKINYHSGGSASLQGSKVVANLINRYSGDKSNLFQFLHDQDAEAAELVEEAMFDFFTLFNQDLETINLINERVSLEQWAYALKGTNKDCRLYIINSMPQRVSTELKENLVRIGAVPVSQVEQARKDIIEIVKQMQSEEIIKLNFANEPRLT comes from the coding sequence ATGGATGGCAAACAAACCTATCAATCAGTGGATGGCGTCGCGATGTTGGTGCTCACGATGGGAGAAGACATCGGTTCTGAGGTACTCAAAGGCTTCACCCATGAAGAGATAAAACAGATCACGCATGCCATGAGTAAGATGAAGGACATCAAAGCCAAGGATGCTTTGGTCTCTTTGTCGGGCTTTTTTGATGATTTTCGTAAGCACTCCGGGATTCTCGGCGGGACACGACAATACATCACCAATGTGTTGGAAAAGACATTAAACGGTAATTTGGCGAGAGATCTAGTATCGGAGATTTATGGCGACGAGATCCGCTCACATGCTGAAAAACTGGCGTGGATTCCCCCAGAACTCTTGGTTAATGACCTTAAAAAAGAGCACATCAACCTGCAAGCGCTGTTGATTGCCCACCTCCCTCTGGAATACAGCGGCCGTGTCATGGATGAATATGAGGAAGAAGAGTGCCATGCGTTAATACTGCAAATATCTAAAACGCAGGTACTCACCTCTGGTTTGATGGAGACACTCAAAGACCTTATCGATCGCTGCAAAATCAATTATCACAGTGGTGGGTCTGCCAGCTTGCAAGGTTCGAAAGTGGTCGCGAACCTCATCAACCGTTATTCCGGTGACAAAAGCAATTTATTCCAATTCCTTCATGATCAAGACGCTGAAGCCGCAGAGCTGGTGGAAGAGGCGATGTTTGATTTCTTCACCTTATTCAATCAAGACCTAGAGACCATCAACCTGATTAACGAAAGAGTCAGCTTAGAGCAATGGGCTTATGCTCTGAAAGGTACCAATAAAGATTGCCGCCTTTACATCATTAACTCTATGCCACAACGGGTATCGACAGAGCTCAAAGAAAATCTGGTACGCATTGGTGCGGTGCCAGTCAGTCAGGTTGAGCAAGCACGGAAAGATATCATTGAAATCGTCAAACAAATGCAATCGGAAGAGATCATCAAGCTGAACTTTGCTAATGAGCCAAGGTTGACCTAA
- the fliF gene encoding flagellar M-ring protein FliF, which produces MAGEAETQPALTNNMGTAKEKLTEASGWLTMFWQSSQRNVIIITIFATITAAIIVIMLWTSSERFRPLYSKSANFDSSQVLHMLDEESIRYQLSQDDGQILVPEGDVAKIRMILASKGLKEQLPSGFDSLDSSKSLGESQFMENARYRHALEGELARSITTMSAVSLARVHLAIPKESLFMRDDAEQPRASVIVHIINGMDLKPTQVESIINLVSGAVIGLKSEHVRVVDQHGRLLSNDATVGDITVTIGKQSDYKRNLEKTLVAQATDMLTPILGAANFRVQIASDIDFSKVEETEEIYADPVVRKETLLNDMNESSMALGIPGALSNTPPVTDGEPQPEPNAKVNRSETSRDYAVSGKVRHTQHQQGVLQNLSVSIVVNDLANPNQTWTPEELTNVENVVRSAIGFNTERGDSIHITHFPFVIASIPEQAPIAWFENTHIMQPLKYLLGVMLSGLMIMVVLRPLAQYLTKSAEQEELEAESMEYDDVITKEERAADAALQSKLESLGIDATGIKALDDNLPSADSPLEVQIKHLKLIAKEDPNRVAEILRTWIQA; this is translated from the coding sequence ATGGCAGGAGAAGCAGAAACTCAACCCGCGTTGACCAACAACATGGGAACCGCTAAAGAGAAGCTCACGGAAGCCTCTGGGTGGCTGACCATGTTTTGGCAGAGTTCACAGCGCAACGTCATTATCATCACTATTTTTGCGACGATCACAGCGGCGATCATCGTGATTATGTTGTGGACGTCATCGGAAAGGTTTAGACCCCTCTATAGTAAATCGGCGAACTTCGACTCTAGCCAAGTGCTGCATATGTTGGACGAGGAATCAATACGTTACCAATTGAGTCAGGACGATGGACAAATACTGGTGCCCGAAGGTGATGTCGCTAAGATCCGGATGATATTGGCGTCGAAAGGCTTAAAAGAACAATTGCCGAGTGGTTTTGATTCACTGGATAGCTCAAAGAGCCTTGGTGAAAGTCAGTTTATGGAGAATGCTCGTTATCGCCATGCTTTAGAGGGCGAGCTGGCACGCAGTATTACCACCATGAGCGCCGTGAGCTTGGCTCGTGTTCATCTAGCTATACCTAAAGAAAGCCTATTTATGCGCGATGACGCTGAGCAGCCGAGAGCCTCTGTGATTGTTCATATTATCAATGGGATGGACCTCAAGCCGACGCAGGTTGAGTCAATCATTAACTTGGTGTCTGGTGCGGTGATAGGACTTAAATCGGAACATGTGCGAGTAGTCGATCAACACGGTCGTTTGTTATCGAATGACGCGACGGTTGGGGACATTACCGTGACGATTGGTAAGCAATCTGATTACAAACGTAACCTTGAAAAAACCTTGGTTGCTCAAGCGACCGATATGCTGACTCCGATTCTCGGTGCGGCTAATTTTCGAGTGCAAATTGCCAGTGATATTGATTTCTCTAAGGTGGAAGAAACAGAAGAGATCTATGCTGATCCCGTTGTGCGAAAAGAGACCTTACTGAATGACATGAACGAGTCGTCGATGGCGCTTGGGATTCCGGGGGCATTGAGTAACACACCACCAGTGACCGATGGTGAGCCTCAACCAGAGCCCAACGCCAAGGTTAACCGAAGTGAAACATCGCGTGATTATGCAGTGAGTGGCAAGGTTCGCCATACTCAGCACCAGCAAGGTGTCTTGCAGAACCTTTCGGTTTCTATTGTGGTTAACGATTTAGCGAACCCCAATCAAACTTGGACTCCAGAAGAGCTTACTAATGTTGAGAATGTGGTTCGTTCGGCCATCGGTTTTAATACCGAGCGCGGTGACAGCATTCACATCACTCACTTCCCTTTTGTGATTGCGAGTATTCCAGAGCAAGCTCCGATAGCTTGGTTTGAGAACACGCACATTATGCAGCCTCTCAAATATTTGCTAGGTGTGATGCTCAGTGGCTTGATGATCATGGTGGTGCTACGACCTCTTGCTCAATATCTCACTAAGTCAGCGGAGCAAGAAGAGTTGGAAGCGGAAAGCATGGAATACGATGACGTCATTACTAAAGAGGAGCGTGCCGCTGATGCTGCATTGCAATCCAAACTGGAATCGCTAGGTATTGATGCAACCGGTATTAAAGCACTCGATGACAACTTGCCATCTGCAGATAGCCCACTCGAAGTTCAAATTAAACACCTCAAGCTAATCGCAAAAGAGGATCCGAACAGGGTGGCTGAGATTTTACGTACTTGGATACAAGCATAA